tcaaagttttataattgaaagttagtaggtatcagtggcgaagggtgaagtttttcaaaaggtaacccgaggcaaaagaATTTagtcttagttaacatatcgcgcccaatttaacagaaaacaaaaactacgtCATTCGGaattaaacctaaaagggaagccggtaggaatcgggttgtatggacgcttcgccactggtaggtaTGTATGCCTACAACTTTTGAAACTTAATTTTCtgtagtaatttattattatttacctgtATGTGACACTCTCTGGAGGTGACAGTGCATGGAGATTGTGTGATGTTTCTCCAGCATCTGTGAACTTCTTATAGAAAGCTTTCTCTGTCCCAGCCATCTTGCAGCTGTAGCTCTCGACACGGCCCTGGATGGCACTGTCTCCGTTCAGGATAGCCAGTGCCCTGCTCAATGCTTCTAAACGTCCACTCTCCAAGAGTTTCATTGTTTCTGCTCGTCTTACGACCTGATGATTCTTTACCCGctcaaaatacttattattagtgGGTTACTTGTGTTTGTGCAGCACCTTGCACTATTTCTGTACATAGCCGTGGGGTGTATGAATATTCCTTTTCTTTTTGAGTGTAAAAGGTTCACACTCGGAATCAAGTTCgtcttcttttcttcttccgCGCTGATGGAATGCGGGAACATCACAAATGAGAAGAAAAAGTTGATATTGTAAAGTGCTGTATAAGAGCAAAGTATTTTTAGATTGTTGTTGGCTTTACACAATCAACGGCGTCACTGCACTTGTAGTTCTACAAAAGTCTATTAACACTACGAAAACGTTACAGCCCAAAATCCATAGAATACATCGTCACAAACTGTAAAATATCGGCactaatatgttattttgtactttCCACGGTTTCTGGAAAATATATTACTCAATTAATGGCTATCACAATTCACAAACCAACATTCAACAAACAATGTTACTTAGTGTTCGCAATTCGGTGTTCCCAGTAAATTagacatagttttttttaattattcatagcCATGGATACATGTCCTTCAGCCGAAATTCGTTATACTTCAGACAGTGTTACCtactgcaaaaaatattaaccccCAACATTTTAagttcaataaaaactaaatctcCACTTGAAGAAACACCAATAAAGTTATATTGTACTGActtttcaaacataaatttggctatgaaaaatatttgaaataatattgtagtTCATGAAGTTAATGTTAAGGATGTCcactatattaaaacaaatatttaacgaCCAGCATTTCACCAAATAATCTCAGCATGGACAAAGAAAATTGTTCCTCAGAGTGGTTAACAGCTCTATATGAAGTAATATGTTCAAGGTAAAACTGGTAATAGCGTTTTATTTAACTCCTCAATCGGTAATCGGAGTAACAAGAAAATACAGTAGAAAATAAGaagataaaaagtaaatatgtaatCAACACGGTTCCTCGAAGTATTGAATCCCTAAAATAAACCATGCCGCTAAATTTAGAAGATCTTTTCTAAGTTGGGAACTCTCATCTTTAGACGATCAACCAGCGATCAACGATGATGGTGACCTGAGGATGGTGATTACTTCTTGTGATTAGTCGATATTCACTGATGCCAGATAAACAGCTGCCATATGGAATTGGGAATAGTACAACAACTGGTATATATCATTATGCACGTACACAAGGGCACGTATGTAAATAAGGCTGTGAGccaaattcaaaaagaatataaCCACTACGTACATAATGTCTCAAATAAGGaacattcaatttaatttttagattgtggctgTAAACTGGAAACATTAAAATCGAGCACGAGTCTAGTGTCAATTCATCAAATGTCATTATCGACCTTGTCAGTTGATTACACTGGTCGACTTTTGCCTGCAAAATATCagttttatcttttataattacattttagcACTTGATTGGTggcctaaataaaaaaatcaaccgAATATAAAAATGTCTGTTATAACTACTGTAGCTAGAGAGATACTTAGATCAAGATGtactaattgtttattatacagAACCTATGGTTAGTAATCAGTAGTTTGGGCaataatagatttatatttacttcCAATAACAATATGAACATTTACTGTGTAATTGTGGGGCATTTAtacgttttctttttattcttttatgttttCCTATTGGCACAGTTTGTGTGGAAAACATGTAGTGATTCAAACTTTTAACAgtattataatcttaatttcAGCCACACGAAAAAGGTTCTACCGTAACACTGGAATCGTACAAAACGATAGTAAGTGGGAAGTTACATTAGACCATCGAAGATTAAAAACACCGAATGGGAGTGTGCTTTTAGTCAATAGTGAACCACTGGCACGCGCCATTGCGGCAGAGTGGGATGCTCAAAGTGAGGCTATTTCGCAGCCAACTATGCATTTGGTAAGCAgatgtataacaaatattattttattattcgcaTAAAAAACATTGGTAAGCTAGACGTGAAGTATGATGGCACAAGTTTGAACCAAGACAAATTTcaagtatgatatttttttattcagtgtaCAACATATTTTAATCGCATAACCATTTTATATCACTTccaaattgtataataataattttgtagatgtctacaatattgtataaaagagaataattttaacaaaaaatagttcTTAAGTATTTTGTTGGGTCTGTTGATTAAACAGAACatgtttaatgcaattaaaagGTGGATAGATTGATACCACTAATTACCACTATGCTAAGTTGCCTTTGGGCAATTtccgttttaatttaaaaaaaaaaaatatctgttataatcccttaaaattttatttgtttttataaataatcattttttaattacagaaataaatcattaaaatctttctaatattataaaaggtaTCCTATATTTTCCTTCTTAAAATTCTTTACTGTAAAGACAACATTATCCAGTTGGTATAGTGTTCATTGATGGTATTGAGGTGACATACTGTTTGTGATTAtcataaagatatatttacgTTTTTGAATTAACTTATATGGAATTTGGACTTTTAAGCgttttaataatcattattaatatattgattgtGTTTATTTACAGACAGCTTTGTGCAATACAGCATTGGATAATCCTGGAAAATTAACCTCACATGATATAGTAACTTATTTATTGGAATACTTTCCAACAGATACACTTCTCTTTTACAATGAGGtatgttaatttatatgctTAACATAGgtttttgatttaataaaaacataaatattcagAATCCtagaattattatttgtgttttggTTGATaagacagtataatataatgagCTAGAGAGCCAATATACATATACATCATTGTAATGGTAATACTATGGAATAGTCTTATGTGGCGTTAATCTCTTCTAGCCAAATTTCAGCCATGATGggcaatctcaatggagattaTCCAGGTACACAGGAGGTATAATAGTGCACAAGAGTGCATGCAATACATAGGTGGACTTTCTATTCCTTCATTTTCTTAGTTTTCACCTCTAGCTTATTGGTCACTTTGATTTATATTTCCCTTCGATTGTTAAGCTCACAAAAATATAgcatatgtatgtatgattgtAGGAAGAGAGAGAGTTAAGAATATTACAAGAGAAGAAATGGGGCCCTATTCTGAACTGGTTTCAAAAAACATTTGATGTTACACAAGATGTTTCTAGTGGTTTTGAACCACCACCCATGCATACTGAAACCAGGGCAATTCTAGCAAGATACTTGCTTGCTTTCGACTTTGCAGCACTCAATGGTAAGTTACTGTTTACATACATTTACTGTTTGTTTCAAACAACTTTTAGaagttattctttttttaaaaaagctgAATAGGTTTCCATTGCATTTTAAGTACATTGGACATAATATTAGCTTTCTAAGAGTACATTGATATTATAGTGAGTGtctaatcaaaattaaagcttaAACTATCCATACttcgtaaataataaaactatccaGATTTTATCAACATGTAGAATTAggttattcttaaaaaaatagtaaatcgTACAGTAGTAATAATAGTGTAAAATTTTgcatatggggcattccacgtgaagcgggcacgaaaaaaaactcgatgtctcagattttcgtaatatttgattatgttatacctgtatatgtcctcgatccagatacaaaatattattaaagtataaagcctggtaagcgagttaaaggacttttaagttttgactggccggctggtacacgccacttcgaatccaattatcaagtttttaaatgttacaataaaataaataaagcaatgaaataaatacttcatttattgagcttttttattgtatttttggaaattgaaaaatgtttttttttctttgaaaaaaatatgtttgaaagtttcaaacttgaatttcacaaagttggcatatttgtattttttttattttttttctaaaaatagctactattgtatagataatctctgcgaagtttcataatgggctgagaagtagtttaggagctagaccgattacagtgccgaagcgcggcggtcgccagaaagagcgaagtagtaaaaactttcaattaaactaaatactttcgattagactattttatcatgttttgcatcgctctaacgattcaattacatctaattataatataaaaaatatatttatattactgacggtgcacaacaacattttaaaaagatttaattgtattaacttgttatatttcaaacaggattgtggtaaagatgcagaatttcattttcgtgccacttcacatggcagaagggcaatttgacggtctcagtggtaacctaaaacgcctggagacacaggctagtttacataacgcatcaaacaaaagccttcacgatacccgaccgcttatacatataggctagaacatcaatgccacaaactcatatttattattaccactactatttattattattattcatatatattttaatgtttcaaacttgtatttcacaaagttggcatatttatataataacgtttttctactaaaatagccaatattgtatatagattatccttgccaagtttcaaatgttgttgtacaccgtcagtaatataaatatatttttttatattataatcagatgtaattgaatcgttagagcgatgcaaaacatgataaaatagtctaatcgaaagtatttagtttaattgaaagttttactacttcgctctttctggcgaccaccgcgcttcggcactgtaatcggtctagctcctaaactacttctcagcccattatgaaacttcgcaagaattatctatacaataggagctatttttagaaaaaaataaaaaatataaatatgccaactttgtgaaattcaagtttgaaactttcaaacatattttttcaaagaaaaaacatttttcaaattacaaaaatgcaataaaaaaagctcattaaatgaagtatttatttcattgctttatttattttattgtaacatttaaaaacttgataattggattcgaagtggcgtataccagccggccagtcaataCTTCCAAAGTCcttttaactcgcttaccaggctttatactttaataatattttgtatctggatcgaggacatatacaggtataacataatcaaatattacgaaaatctgagacatcgagttttttttcgtgcccgcttcacgtggaatgccccatattttaattataatcgttgAACaccaaattaacatttataaacatttttaccagcAATTAGCTTTGGTGTGGAAGCTCTGAAATCACCAATCTTAATGTTAGCGTGTATAAACCGAAGATTAGAGCCTAAAGAAGCTGTCATGCTAGCAAGACTTGAAGAGGAGTATCAGGTTAGTTtggaaattacaatattatttttttattaagataaattaatGCCATTGAGTAAAttgagattttatatttattattctttggcGAAATATAGAGCCTTTCTCTCTTGTTGAATATGTTTGCCTGCTGTATGGCTCAATGAAGGTGAACATATTGCTGCATTACTTGctagcataaataaatatttgataagcaCAGTACTCAACCCCTTGCTATGGAATGGTTGCTGGTCTCCATTAGTAGTAATAATCTATATAGATAACTGAAATGTAGCTACATgagtacatacaaaatatagatataCTACATAGTCGGTGCATAGCCGTCTCTCGAAATACACATCGGTATGTCGATGTCTAATTTAAACAGCTAGATGTTCAAAGCATGCGGGGCCACATAGACACTCATTTATATTCGGTAAAATTGATTCGAGTCAAATCATGCGACGTATATACTAAGGTCAACAGTAATAGTATATTTTCTGACTGTGATGTCTATAGAATGTTTACCGTAACAGCAAAAATTCAGTAACTATTTAACCTTGCTTTCTTGCTTGCTCTAGGCCGGTTGTTGCTTGAGGCTTCGGGCCTGCCTTTCCCTCTACAAAAAAccctaaatcactgtagttATCCATAGCGGCACGCCATATaaacgacgccagcgccatctacttaaaaaaatagataaaaaattctaatattatacACGGTAGCAAATTACCGCGATCGGAAGTAGCCTATTCGTTATTCCAGAACATAATATGATAAAGATAATTATCATTAACcaaatgtatttaaaagtttttgggttaagtaaaaaaaaatccaaccaGTAAAATAGAAGAGATCGATAGATAgataaagttaaatttttttggACTGTGCAAAGGCAGAAACGTTGTTACATCACGAATTGTTTGTCATTGATCATTTTATTCGGCTAGTATTTTTCCTTTCATTTGTACATCTAATACTTGACTCTAAACCGCATGTTCCGGAATACTAAACGCTCAGCAcggaggtttttttttatactgtcgCGGAAGGTggcacaatagggtaccggactcatttttgttctttactattatcaaatatttacataatataaattataacacagaaggaattattaaaatccggttaaaaatcaacaagttataagtctttgaatttcggtggaaggggtaattaacaagaaacagaaaagagacgaaatatccacatgtgacgtcatcgggaattacgacgagtgcgaaaaaaagagatgaagcgatatccccacatcacgcccacttctgcacgttacaatattttaaatatgaataactcgCTCAtcttttaaccaattgttatgcagttttcgcaggagtgcttctttttcgtattattaaccattacatatagaataatgtacaaaatcaagcataggccggtcccctattcccctgatggtaagtggcgttGCATCCAGATAAAGCATTCATTGAAAAAGATGATTAATTATCGCTTGTTAATCGACACAACTATTTCCACCTGTTTAGAACTGGATATATCTACACAGtttgatcacggaacgcgactcacttaACCTGCGGGGTTTACATCCTTTATAGTTGTGATTTTGTTGTTTCAGTTGTCGCACTGGGGCCGCGTGCCGTGGGCACATGAACTCAACCAGGCGGAGCTCACCGCGCGTGTGGCCGCGTCATTACTCGTCGTGCATTGCTCTTCCGAAATACATACCTCTAAAGTCAAATCCTCTCCACAACAagaaataacacaataaattagttgttattaaaattttaccttttatttctatatttctaTAACGGTTTTCATAATGCAATGTAATCGTATTTGCCGTAGGTAATTCTGGCAAACTTTACTAAACACAGATAAGCATTTAATGTTTCAtacgtaaaaatagttttcttacatAAGAGAGCATAATTAGGAAACCCTAAAAAGGAATGATGTATTCGAAAAGTGGGCaagtaatatctataaataatatttgtttacatttatatcTAGTCCAAGGTTGGCGATTACATAGGGTATTACAGGGTTTATATGGTGTGTTTCAGAAATTAAAggacttttaaatttaaaccacaaagaaacatatttataacaacaaatgttttatgaattaCACTAACATTCCAGTGCAGGATTTGAATCCACTACTACACTCTAACCACCGGTTACTAGCCCCCTGCGCGACCGCGCGAGGGTGTCGCAACTGCATCGGTTTTCATAATATTCAATTGCGTTGAAATCCATTTTGTCAAGTACAAGGTATGCGAATATTTATATTGACGTGTCACTTgtttgttttacataatattatttccctCATACATTTTACAAGAAATTCTGCGCATAGTTTCTACGTACCTAcaacttagattttttttgtaataatcaaGTAGAtatgtatgaataaaaataatatattgtattattgttgTAAAAGGAGAACATGCG
This DNA window, taken from Manduca sexta isolate Smith_Timp_Sample1 chromosome 23, JHU_Msex_v1.0, whole genome shotgun sequence, encodes the following:
- the LOC115450538 gene encoding ATP synthase mitochondrial F1 complex assembly factor 2; its protein translation is MSVITTVAREILRSRCTNCLLYRTYATRKRFYRNTGIVQNDSKWEVTLDHRRLKTPNGSVLLVNSEPLARAIAAEWDAQSEAISQPTMHLTALCNTALDNPGKLTSHDIVTYLLEYFPTDTLLFYNEEERELRILQEKKWGPILNWFQKTFDVTQDVSSGFEPPPMHTETRAILARYLLAFDFAALNAISFGVEALKSPILMLACINRRLEPKEAVMLARLEEEYQLSHWGRVPWAHELNQAELTARVAASLLVVHCSSEIHTSKVKSSPQQEITQ